One Vanessa atalanta chromosome 20, ilVanAtal1.2, whole genome shotgun sequence genomic window carries:
- the LOC125072151 gene encoding mitochondrial fission process protein 1, whose protein sequence is MPEQEKDFYRDTWVRYLGYANEVGESFRSLVSVKVVRASYAVAFAYVLADTGDKSWKMLRKDGRFKNVLVETGDALIWQTLASVAIPGFVINRICAFTQNYLQKNVSKIPPKPRSLITVAVGLASIPIIVKPIDMSVTMLMNLTYRRLVKA, encoded by the exons ATGCCAGAACAAGAAAAGGATTTTTACCGAGACACTTGGGTCCGATATTtag GGTACGCTAATGAAGTTGGTGAGTCGTTCCGATCCCTGGTTTCAGTCAAGGTAGTACGAGCTAGCTATGCTGTGGCATTTGCTTATGTACTCGCTGACACTGGGGATAAAAGTTGGAAAATGTTAAGA AAAGATGGCCGATTTAAAAACGTCCTAGTAGAAACAGGTGATGCGCTTATATGGCAGACCTTGGCATCCGTCGCCATTCCAGGCTTCGTTATAAATAG aatatGTGCCTTCACTCAGAATTATCTACAGAAGAATGTAAGTAAAATACCACCAAAACCTAGAAGTTTGATCACGGTGGCAGTGGGACTTGCCTCCATCCCCATCATCGTTAAGCCAATAGACATGAGTGTGACCATGCTCATGAACCTTACTTACCGGCGGTTGGTGAAAGCATAG